The following are encoded together in the Gemmatimonadaceae bacterium genome:
- the trpD gene encoding anthranilate phosphoribosyltransferase, whose translation MSSGAAADPLQAVIRRLALAAPLAPADLTAAFDRIMAGEATAAQLAAVLVGLRVKGETASEVAAVVRALQTAMVPLHADDPASLVDTCGTGGGSVPTFNISTAAALLAAGAGARIAKHGNRSFTTQCGSADVLEALGVIIDRPVPVMERALREAGIVFMFAPLLHPAMRHVGPVRRELGIPTVMNIVGPLANPARAGRQVIGVGDADRLTLLAGALAELGTEHALVVHGAGMDEISPLGPTRVLEVRRGQVTEWTIDPVALGYGSATPGELAGGPPAANAHAILNVLGGKGLPGATSAVVLNAAAALYVAGKAASYEAGLELAEAALRAGAGLDALDRLRTAFAAEA comes from the coding sequence GTGTCTAGCGGCGCGGCCGCCGACCCGCTGCAGGCGGTCATCCGGCGGCTCGCCCTGGCGGCGCCGCTGGCGCCCGCCGACCTGACGGCAGCGTTCGACCGGATCATGGCGGGCGAGGCGACGGCGGCGCAGCTGGCCGCCGTCCTCGTGGGACTCCGGGTCAAGGGAGAAACGGCGTCCGAAGTGGCCGCCGTCGTGCGCGCGCTCCAGACGGCCATGGTCCCCCTGCACGCCGACGATCCGGCCTCCCTGGTGGACACCTGCGGCACGGGGGGCGGATCGGTCCCGACGTTCAACATCTCCACCGCCGCCGCCCTGCTGGCCGCCGGCGCCGGGGCGCGCATCGCCAAACACGGCAACCGGTCGTTCACCACGCAGTGCGGCAGCGCGGACGTGCTCGAAGCGCTGGGGGTGATCATCGACCGCCCGGTGCCGGTCATGGAGCGCGCGCTGCGCGAGGCCGGCATCGTGTTCATGTTCGCGCCACTGCTGCACCCGGCCATGCGGCACGTGGGGCCGGTGCGCCGCGAACTCGGCATTCCGACCGTCATGAACATCGTGGGGCCGCTGGCGAATCCGGCGCGCGCCGGCCGCCAGGTGATCGGGGTTGGCGACGCCGACCGGCTGACGCTGCTCGCCGGCGCGCTCGCGGAGTTGGGCACCGAGCACGCGTTGGTGGTCCACGGAGCGGGCATGGACGAGATCTCGCCGCTGGGGCCCACCCGCGTGCTGGAGGTGCGGCGGGGGCAGGTCACGGAATGGACGATCGATCCGGTGGCGCTGGGCTACGGGAGTGCGACGCCCGGGGAGTTGGCCGGCGGCCCGCCGGCGGCCAATGCACACGCCATCCTGAACGTGCTGGGGGGCAAGGGGCTGCCCGGGGCTACGTCAGCCGTGGTGCTCAACGCCGCCGCCGCGCTCTACGTGGCGGGCAAGGCGGCGTCCTACGAAGCAGGACTGGAGCTGGCAGAGGCGGCGCTCCGCGCCGGCGCCGGACTCGACGCGCTCGATCGGCTGCGCACCGCCTTTGCCGCCGAAGCCTAG
- the lexA gene encoding transcriptional repressor LexA: MPLTKRQREILNYLTTHAEHHGYAPSFEEIAENFHFSSLATVHEHLSNLERKGYIKRSYNESRAIEILPSDAVARAIELPLLGAVAAGTPIEAMDHGETVTVPESLVQRSGNHYVLRVRGNSMIDEQIRDGDFVVVNERPRADNGETVIALIDGTAATVKKYFRERDGRVRLQPANETMAPIYVNENDIRIQGVVVGVMRRY, from the coding sequence ATGCCGCTCACGAAACGCCAACGCGAAATACTAAACTATCTGACCACGCATGCCGAGCACCACGGGTATGCGCCCAGTTTCGAGGAAATCGCGGAGAACTTCCACTTCAGTTCGCTGGCCACGGTGCACGAGCACCTCAGCAATCTGGAGCGCAAGGGCTACATCAAGCGGTCGTACAATGAGAGCCGCGCCATCGAGATTCTCCCGTCCGACGCCGTGGCGCGGGCCATCGAGTTGCCGCTCCTGGGCGCGGTCGCGGCCGGCACCCCCATCGAGGCCATGGACCACGGGGAAACGGTCACCGTCCCCGAGTCGCTCGTGCAGCGGAGCGGGAACCACTACGTGCTCCGGGTGCGCGGCAATTCGATGATCGACGAACAGATCCGGGACGGCGACTTCGTGGTCGTCAACGAGCGCCCACGGGCCGACAACGGAGAGACGGTCATCGCCCTCATCGACGGCACCGCCGCCACGGTCAAGAAGTACTTTCGCGAGCGGGACGGACGTGTGCGGTTGCAGCCGGCCAACGAGACCATGGCCCCCATCTACGTCAATGAGAACGACATTCGTATCCAGGGCGTGGTGGTCGGGGTGATGCGCCGCTACTAG
- a CDS encoding indole-3-glycerol-phosphate synthase, translating into MQASTSWTPPTGTLGAIVGETTERVMALRARAGELRRALAHAPAPVPFAAALRGARLAVIAEVKRRSPSRGTINAGLDAPSQAAAYAAGGAAAISVLTEPTHFGGSNDDLRAVRDLVRIPVLKKDFHLDPVQLLEARVLGASAALLIARAIHPAALAGLVDEARGLGLETLVEVRSEAELEGALAAGAGVVGVNCRDLQTLEMDARVAEWLVARIPPGVIAVWESGIATPADVEHAAASGADAVLVGSAVSAASDPAQAVRALAAIQRRTGIRG; encoded by the coding sequence GTGCAAGCGTCCACTTCCTGGACCCCACCCACCGGGACCCTCGGGGCAATCGTCGGAGAGACGACGGAGCGGGTGATGGCGTTGCGGGCCCGCGCCGGCGAACTCCGCCGGGCGCTGGCTCACGCGCCGGCGCCGGTGCCGTTCGCGGCAGCCCTGCGTGGGGCGCGGCTGGCCGTGATCGCCGAGGTGAAGCGGCGGTCTCCGTCCAGGGGGACGATCAATGCGGGGCTCGACGCGCCATCCCAGGCCGCCGCATACGCGGCCGGTGGGGCCGCGGCCATCTCGGTGCTCACCGAGCCGACGCACTTCGGCGGATCCAACGACGACCTGCGGGCAGTGCGCGATCTGGTGCGGATACCGGTGCTCAAGAAGGACTTCCATCTCGATCCGGTTCAGCTCCTGGAAGCGCGGGTGCTGGGGGCGTCGGCCGCGCTGCTGATCGCGCGGGCCATCCACCCCGCAGCGCTCGCCGGCCTCGTCGACGAGGCCAGGGGCCTGGGGCTGGAAACCCTGGTGGAGGTGCGGAGTGAAGCGGAGTTGGAGGGCGCCCTCGCGGCCGGCGCCGGCGTGGTGGGCGTCAACTGCCGGGACCTGCAGACGCTCGAGATGGACGCCCGAGTGGCGGAGTGGCTGGTGGCGCGGATTCCGCCCGGTGTGATTGCCGTGTGGGAGAGTGGCATCGCGACCCCGGCGGACGTGGAGCATGCCGCCGCATCGGGGGCGGACGCCGTCCTGGTGGGGTCCGCGGTGTCGGCAGCGAGCGACCCGGCGCAGGCGGTGCGTGCGCTTGCCGCGATCCAGCGAAGGACCGGCATCCGTGGCTGA
- a CDS encoding phosphoribosylanthranilate isomerase yields MAEIKFCGLTRAEDAAVAAGLGAAYVGVVFAGGPRRQDETSARAVFAGVPRGVARVGVFGPESPAAIAARAVALELTAVQLHADPSPAAIAALRALWPGEIWATVRVAGAELPPGVEELFAVADAVLLDAKVAGGLGGTGVALPWGDLARQLESVRPAGRRLVLAGGLRPDNVAIAIRALDPDVVDVSSGVESSVGIKDPARMRAFRDAVRSVEVGQ; encoded by the coding sequence GTGGCTGAAATCAAGTTCTGCGGGCTGACGCGCGCCGAGGATGCGGCGGTGGCGGCCGGGCTCGGAGCGGCTTATGTGGGCGTGGTGTTCGCGGGCGGGCCGCGGCGACAGGACGAGACCTCGGCGAGGGCGGTGTTCGCCGGCGTGCCGCGGGGCGTCGCGCGCGTGGGGGTGTTCGGCCCGGAGAGTCCGGCGGCGATCGCGGCGCGGGCCGTGGCGCTCGAGCTCACCGCCGTTCAATTGCATGCCGATCCCTCGCCGGCGGCGATCGCCGCCCTCCGGGCGCTGTGGCCGGGCGAGATCTGGGCGACGGTCCGCGTGGCCGGGGCGGAACTTCCCCCGGGCGTCGAGGAGTTGTTCGCGGTGGCCGACGCCGTGCTGCTGGATGCCAAGGTGGCCGGCGGACTTGGGGGGACGGGCGTCGCGCTGCCCTGGGGCGACCTGGCGCGTCAATTGGAGAGCGTGCGGCCCGCGGGACGGCGGCTGGTACTGGCGGGGGGACTCCGCCCGGACAACGTTGCGATTGCCATCCGCGCGCTCGACCCCGACGTCGTGGACGTGTCGTCCGGGGTGGAATCGAGTGTCGGCATCAAGGACCCGGCGCGCATGCGCGCCTTTCGGGACGCGGTGCGTTCTGTCGAGGTGGGACAATGA
- the trpB gene encoding tryptophan synthase subunit beta encodes MSVEQARDRFGAFGGRYVPETLIPALDELEQAYDDAMRDPAFRAELDTMLADYVGRPSPLSEAPRFSAQVGARILLKREDLNHTGAHKINNTVGQALLARRMGKQRIIAETGAGQHGVATATVCARFGLECVVYMGEEDMRRQSLNVYRMRLMGAQVVPVSSGTRTLKDATTEAIRDWVTTVRTSHYIIGSVVGPAPYPRMVRDFQAVIGREARTQVLARTGRLPQTVVACVGGGSNAIGTFHAFVDDADVELVGVEAAGEGLDTGRHSASLSRGTPGVLHGTLSYLLQDAAGQVHPAHSISAGLDYPGVGPEHAYLKDIGRATYESVTDAQALHGFELLARLEGIIPALESAHAVAWIALQRDRWQADTPVLLCVSGRGDKDVAQVMEMGILGS; translated from the coding sequence ATGAGTGTGGAACAGGCGCGTGATCGGTTCGGTGCGTTCGGGGGTCGGTACGTGCCCGAGACGCTCATTCCGGCGCTCGACGAACTGGAGCAGGCCTACGACGACGCCATGCGCGATCCGGCGTTCCGCGCCGAACTGGACACGATGCTCGCCGACTACGTGGGGCGGCCGTCGCCGCTCAGCGAGGCGCCGCGCTTCTCGGCGCAAGTGGGGGCGCGGATCCTGCTCAAACGGGAGGACCTGAACCACACCGGAGCCCACAAGATCAACAACACCGTGGGCCAAGCACTCCTGGCGCGGCGCATGGGCAAGCAACGGATCATCGCCGAGACGGGCGCCGGCCAGCACGGCGTCGCCACGGCCACGGTGTGCGCCCGGTTCGGGCTCGAGTGCGTGGTGTACATGGGGGAAGAGGACATGCGGCGGCAGTCGCTGAACGTCTACCGCATGCGGCTCATGGGGGCGCAGGTGGTGCCGGTGTCGAGCGGCACGCGGACGCTGAAGGACGCGACCACGGAGGCCATCCGGGATTGGGTGACCACGGTGCGCACGAGCCACTACATCATCGGGTCGGTGGTGGGACCGGCCCCATACCCCCGTATGGTGCGCGACTTCCAGGCGGTGATCGGCCGTGAGGCGCGGACGCAGGTGCTGGCGCGCACTGGGCGGCTGCCGCAGACCGTGGTAGCCTGCGTGGGCGGCGGTTCCAACGCCATCGGAACGTTCCATGCCTTCGTGGACGACGCGGACGTGGAACTTGTGGGCGTAGAGGCGGCGGGCGAGGGGTTGGACACGGGTCGCCACTCGGCGTCGCTGTCCCGGGGCACCCCGGGGGTGTTGCACGGCACGTTGAGCTACCTGCTCCAGGACGCGGCCGGGCAGGTGCATCCGGCGCATTCGATATCGGCGGGGCTGGACTATCCGGGGGTGGGGCCCGAGCACGCCTATCTGAAGGACATCGGGCGGGCGACGTACGAGTCCGTGACCGACGCGCAGGCGCTGCACGGGTTCGAACTGCTGGCCCGGTTGGAGGGCATCATCCCGGCCCTGGAGTCGGCCCATGCCGTGGCCTGGATCGCCTTGCAGAGGGACCGCTGGCAGGCGGACACCCCGGTCCTGCTCTGCGTGAGCGGGCGGGGTGACAAGGATGTGGCGCAAGTTATGGAAATGGGTATCTTGGGGTCGTGA
- a CDS encoding HEAT repeat domain-containing protein produces MTSPSPRNSQEQAELPELPFPSTSIEELLRTFMKALRAHQLYLPNNPIYKSAIDTVRNAFAPVWDQADDLVFTFSETQVLWFGHPVMQENTKSSDSLAWLFYKDGVRELTLVKGFEQDELVQLLTILQRVRKASPDEDDLLSLLWEHDFVNLRYRYVDLGADSAEPVHEGGEPPRLLTPGEVRDAVAGGGTADDSAMEESRPGVVNMADFDATLYFLDEKEIDYLQGEIDREYAADLRQTVAATLFDIFEAQSDAAVRGEVADLVETMLLYLLASGNLRNVAYLLREAQAAAQRGKDVTPEQRDRLAQIPGRLSQPEPLGQLLQALDESADLPPVDELTELFEQLRPMALGTLFAWLGRLQNPRLRPLLEQAAGRLTAANTAELVKLIQSNDYGVALEAVRRSGALKIQAAVAPLGRVIAAADPELRLACVQALAEIGSAGALQALEPWVADGDRDTRVAAVRTLASRGYRPVLSRVENAVKGKALRDADLTEKVAFFEAYGMLGGESSVSFLDGILNGKGFLGRREDPEVRACAAMALGRVNTDSAQQSLRRASAEKDVVVRNAVSKALRGGLG; encoded by the coding sequence GTGACCTCGCCGAGTCCACGGAACAGCCAGGAACAGGCGGAGCTGCCTGAACTTCCGTTTCCGAGCACCTCCATCGAGGAGTTGCTCCGGACGTTCATGAAGGCGCTGCGCGCGCACCAGCTGTATCTGCCGAACAACCCCATCTATAAAAGCGCGATCGATACCGTGCGGAACGCGTTCGCGCCCGTGTGGGACCAGGCGGACGATCTGGTGTTCACCTTCTCCGAGACGCAGGTGCTCTGGTTCGGGCACCCCGTGATGCAGGAGAACACCAAGTCGAGCGACAGCCTGGCATGGCTGTTCTACAAGGACGGAGTGCGCGAGCTGACCCTGGTGAAGGGCTTCGAACAGGACGAGCTGGTACAGCTGCTCACGATCCTGCAGCGCGTGCGCAAGGCGTCGCCCGACGAGGATGATCTCCTGTCGCTGTTGTGGGAGCACGACTTCGTCAATCTGCGGTATCGGTACGTGGACCTCGGCGCGGATTCGGCGGAACCCGTGCACGAGGGCGGCGAGCCGCCCCGACTGCTCACCCCCGGCGAGGTGCGCGACGCGGTGGCCGGGGGAGGCACGGCAGACGATTCCGCCATGGAAGAGTCGCGGCCCGGCGTGGTGAACATGGCCGACTTCGACGCCACGCTGTACTTCCTGGACGAGAAGGAGATCGACTACCTCCAAGGCGAGATCGACCGCGAATACGCCGCCGACCTGCGGCAGACGGTGGCGGCCACGCTGTTCGACATCTTCGAAGCGCAGAGCGATGCCGCGGTCCGCGGCGAGGTCGCCGATCTTGTCGAGACGATGCTGCTCTACCTGTTGGCGAGCGGAAATCTCCGCAACGTGGCCTATCTGTTGCGCGAAGCCCAGGCCGCGGCGCAGCGCGGCAAGGACGTGACGCCCGAGCAACGCGACCGTCTGGCGCAGATCCCGGGCCGGCTGAGCCAGCCCGAGCCGCTCGGACAACTCCTGCAGGCGCTCGACGAATCGGCGGACCTCCCGCCGGTGGACGAGCTCACGGAACTGTTCGAGCAACTGCGGCCGATGGCGCTGGGCACCCTGTTCGCCTGGCTCGGCCGGTTGCAGAATCCGCGCCTGCGGCCCCTTCTGGAGCAGGCGGCGGGGCGGCTCACCGCGGCCAATACGGCGGAACTGGTGAAGCTGATTCAATCGAACGACTACGGGGTGGCGCTCGAAGCCGTGCGCCGGTCTGGCGCGTTGAAGATCCAGGCCGCGGTTGCTCCGCTGGGGCGGGTGATCGCCGCGGCGGACCCGGAGCTTCGGTTGGCGTGCGTGCAGGCGCTGGCCGAAATCGGATCGGCGGGCGCTCTGCAGGCGCTGGAGCCGTGGGTGGCGGACGGCGACCGCGACACCCGGGTGGCCGCGGTCCGCACGCTGGCCAGCCGGGGCTACCGGCCGGTGCTGTCGCGCGTGGAGAACGCGGTGAAGGGCAAGGCGCTCCGCGACGCCGACCTGACCGAGAAGGTGGCGTTCTTCGAGGCCTACGGCATGCTCGGCGGCGAATCGAGCGTGTCGTTCCTGGACGGCATCCTCAACGGCAAGGGGTTCCTGGGCCGGCGCGAAGATCCCGAAGTGCGGGCGTGTGCGGCGATGGCGCTGGGCCGCGTGAACACGGACTCGGCTCAGCAGAGCCTGAGGCGTGCATCCGCGGAGAAGGACGTGGTGGTGCGCAACGCGGTGAGCAAAGCGCTACGCGGAGGGCTCGGTTGA
- a CDS encoding HD domain-containing phosphohydrolase, translating to MTQDDRTDAPAAAARSTQTLARATMQVSTAGAEAERHDDSFVRRAGRDLVRNLYAGLRAIKLYPVENAAVQKALADLTACANDLLAKEQEVQIRVSGEFIFVNAIRLRIDLDNYASFSHILSIFRAGGVGALHVTEGATAKQWMVLLSLLQSLTGESPEQRLETLVSKLAAAGVTALTPGPPTEAASGDVEKAKERAKRTYSQSVSVAKDLMTSVRLGKSPNIKKIKRVVQSIVDQILNEESSLIGLTAIRDYDEYTFTHSVNVCIFSVSIGKRLGLTKLQLYDLGLAALFHDIGKQRVPSEVLNKSGGLTDDEWRLIASHPWLGVLALFQVRGQQEFPYRSMVVAMEHHMKTDLTGYPRPIRPRKMSMFSKIVAVADGFDAATSRRSYQTTPMNPALVMQEMRDNPRRGMDPVLVKAFVNLTGIYPVGTLVVLDTFELGVVHAVNPLQDMLSRPIVRVISDPMGNLLHPGELMDLADRDADGNFRRTIIKTENPERYGIRVGDYFV from the coding sequence TTGACACAGGACGATCGGACAGACGCCCCGGCGGCCGCGGCGCGGTCCACGCAGACGCTTGCCCGCGCCACGATGCAGGTATCGACGGCGGGGGCGGAGGCCGAGCGCCACGACGATTCGTTCGTGCGGCGGGCCGGACGCGACCTGGTGCGCAACCTCTACGCCGGCCTGCGCGCCATCAAGCTGTATCCGGTGGAGAACGCGGCGGTGCAGAAGGCGCTCGCCGATCTGACGGCGTGCGCCAACGATCTCCTGGCCAAGGAGCAGGAGGTGCAGATCCGGGTGTCGGGCGAGTTCATCTTCGTGAACGCGATCCGCCTGCGCATCGATCTCGACAACTACGCGAGCTTCAGCCACATCCTGTCGATCTTCCGGGCCGGCGGCGTGGGCGCGCTGCACGTGACCGAGGGCGCCACGGCCAAGCAGTGGATGGTCCTGTTGTCGCTGCTGCAGTCCCTGACGGGGGAATCGCCGGAACAGCGCCTGGAGACGCTCGTCAGCAAGCTCGCCGCGGCGGGTGTCACGGCGCTGACGCCGGGCCCCCCCACCGAAGCGGCCAGCGGCGACGTGGAGAAGGCCAAGGAGCGCGCCAAACGCACCTACTCGCAGTCGGTGTCGGTGGCCAAGGACCTGATGACCTCGGTGCGGCTGGGCAAGAGCCCGAACATCAAGAAGATCAAGCGCGTGGTGCAGAGCATCGTCGACCAGATTCTGAACGAGGAGTCGTCGCTGATCGGCCTGACGGCCATTCGCGACTACGACGAGTACACGTTCACCCACAGTGTGAACGTGTGCATCTTCTCGGTCTCGATCGGCAAGCGCCTGGGCCTCACCAAACTGCAGTTGTACGATCTCGGCCTCGCCGCGCTGTTCCACGACATCGGCAAGCAGCGCGTGCCGTCCGAAGTGCTCAACAAGTCCGGCGGCCTCACCGACGACGAGTGGCGGCTGATCGCATCGCATCCGTGGCTGGGCGTGCTGGCGCTGTTCCAGGTGCGCGGCCAGCAGGAGTTTCCCTACCGGTCGATGGTCGTGGCCATGGAGCACCACATGAAGACGGATCTCACCGGCTATCCGCGGCCGATCCGTCCGCGCAAGATGAGTATGTTCAGCAAGATCGTCGCCGTGGCGGACGGGTTCGACGCCGCCACGTCGCGGCGGTCGTACCAGACGACGCCGATGAATCCGGCGCTCGTGATGCAGGAGATGCGGGACAATCCGCGGCGCGGCATGGATCCGGTGCTGGTCAAGGCGTTCGTGAACCTGACGGGCATCTATCCCGTGGGCACGCTGGTCGTGCTCGACACGTTCGAGTTGGGGGTGGTGCACGCGGTGAACCCGCTGCAGGACATGCTGTCGCGGCCGATCGTGCGCGTGATCAGTGACCCGATGGGCAATCTGCTCCACCCCGGCGAATTGATGGACCTCGCCGATCGCGATGCGGACGGGAATTTCCGCCGCACCATCATCAAGACTGAGAATCCGGAGCGGTACGGTATTCGTGTCGGTGACTATTTCGTCTGA
- the trpA gene encoding tryptophan synthase subunit alpha translates to MTISSDAIAARFAALKSSGRKAFVPYVTAGHPDRARSVALLQGLAGVGADVIEVGVPFSDPLADGPVIQASSQAALAQGMTYARVLEVIAEARLAVPVVLFSYLNPILAAGPDALERAAQAGVHGVLVTDLPVGADAERERWFGESPLAFIRLVAPTTPAERMRQIAMHGSGFVYVISRLGVTGMRADLPPELPATVARLRSVTSLPICVGFGVTGPEQAATVARLADGVVVGSAIVEAAGRSVDAAVAFAASLRAAIDSA, encoded by the coding sequence GTGACTATTTCGTCTGACGCCATCGCGGCGCGGTTCGCCGCCCTCAAGTCCTCTGGTCGGAAGGCGTTCGTTCCCTACGTGACGGCGGGCCACCCGGATCGCGCGCGGTCGGTGGCGCTCCTCCAGGGGCTGGCCGGCGTCGGCGCCGACGTGATCGAGGTGGGCGTGCCGTTCTCCGATCCGCTGGCCGATGGGCCCGTGATCCAGGCCAGCTCGCAGGCGGCGCTCGCGCAGGGGATGACCTACGCCCGCGTGCTGGAGGTCATCGCCGAGGCGCGTCTGGCGGTGCCCGTGGTGCTGTTCAGCTATCTCAATCCGATCCTCGCCGCCGGCCCCGACGCGCTCGAGCGGGCCGCGCAGGCCGGCGTGCACGGCGTGTTGGTGACCGACCTGCCGGTTGGCGCCGATGCGGAGCGGGAGCGCTGGTTCGGCGAGAGTCCGCTGGCCTTCATCCGGCTCGTGGCGCCGACCACCCCCGCCGAGCGGATGCGCCAGATCGCCATGCACGGCAGCGGATTCGTGTACGTGATCAGCCGGCTGGGCGTGACCGGGATGCGGGCCGACCTTCCGCCCGAACTGCCGGCCACGGTGGCGCGGCTCCGGAGCGTCACGTCGCTCCCGATCTGCGTGGGATTCGGCGTGACGGGACCTGAACAGGCCGCGACGGTGGCGCGGTTGGCCGATGGGGTCGTGGTCGGGAGCGCGATCGTCGAGGCCGCGGGCCGGAGCGTGGACGCGGCGGTGGCGTTCGCGGCGTCGCTGCGCGCCGCCATCGATTCGGCGTAG
- a CDS encoding methyl-accepting chemotaxis protein, translating to MQFFLRFYARTLGTIGMLALVGAVAVDPRWMGQGIGIGVLAVAALFLRIQQIPLTKYGALNLLGIPAVAGAVVVGAPATAIGLYVGVFVADRVILRKPLESAWINAGREVLALVSAVGMYAWSARLTGAVGSTLSADSIPPLALLMFAYFFISRALLYFTLVFRDKLLEEEKSLILRYEVIGFGAGVIAIAIILLTITELGPAGWVVVGLVLALAGLLLKRILEEAVAAEELNKILAMEQVVSSDVGLADAFRRIEALAHRLVDWRSFSIYRLQGDQLSLVWNRAGGTVEGAVAVAVSADRLRRTALEEGQPVIVGDAQHDPRVEVPMPNIESVAVIPLRFGDRNVGLLELEHHKRNAYSLKEVGLIRRFANQLATTLHIHDLRQPLLEAMTRVSSQLDTLTESARALRTGGESVARTIADMGRGVVEENEQIDRSLEATTSLHGATAEVARDGNEAASASQRATEIAAEHRFTIATAIERLVNAKGFVGESGAQVEALAQATHRITEFISVIRSLADQTNLLALNAAIEAARAGEQGQGFAVVADEVRKLAEQSAGAADDASDVLMGFEEQMRRVALQMGRGQAIVSDVESLSESARSALDLIVEATAASAAGAQRIAQTSRAQELEFGKLRERVARIAVISQRNRAGAESVTASAKDQAAALRELEGATQELRAVAVYLSELTHRITSVG from the coding sequence GTGCAGTTCTTTCTCCGGTTCTACGCGCGCACGCTCGGCACCATCGGCATGCTGGCGCTGGTTGGCGCGGTGGCCGTCGATCCGCGTTGGATGGGGCAGGGCATCGGCATCGGCGTGCTCGCCGTGGCCGCGCTGTTCCTGCGCATCCAGCAGATTCCGCTCACCAAGTATGGCGCGCTGAACCTGCTGGGCATCCCGGCCGTGGCCGGCGCGGTGGTCGTGGGCGCGCCGGCCACGGCGATCGGCCTGTACGTCGGGGTGTTCGTGGCCGACCGCGTGATCCTGCGCAAGCCGCTGGAATCGGCGTGGATCAATGCCGGCCGCGAGGTGCTCGCGCTGGTCTCGGCGGTGGGCATGTACGCGTGGTCGGCCCGCCTCACCGGCGCCGTGGGCTCCACGCTCTCGGCCGACAGCATCCCGCCGCTGGCGCTGCTGATGTTCGCGTATTTCTTCATCAGCCGCGCGCTCCTCTACTTCACGCTGGTATTCCGCGACAAGCTGCTGGAGGAGGAGAAGTCCCTCATCCTGCGCTACGAGGTGATCGGGTTCGGGGCCGGCGTGATCGCCATCGCGATCATCCTCCTGACGATCACCGAGCTCGGGCCCGCCGGTTGGGTCGTGGTGGGACTGGTGCTGGCGTTGGCCGGCCTGCTGCTGAAGCGAATTCTCGAGGAGGCGGTGGCCGCCGAGGAACTGAACAAGATCCTCGCCATGGAGCAGGTGGTGTCGTCGGACGTCGGGTTGGCCGACGCCTTCCGGCGCATCGAAGCCCTGGCCCATCGGCTGGTGGACTGGCGGTCGTTCAGCATCTATCGCCTGCAGGGCGATCAGCTGTCGCTCGTCTGGAATCGCGCGGGCGGCACGGTGGAGGGCGCCGTCGCGGTGGCCGTCTCGGCCGATCGCCTGCGCCGGACGGCGCTGGAGGAAGGACAGCCGGTGATCGTGGGCGATGCGCAGCACGACCCGCGCGTGGAGGTCCCGATGCCGAACATCGAGAGCGTGGCGGTGATCCCGCTGCGCTTCGGCGATCGCAACGTGGGGCTCCTGGAGCTCGAACACCACAAGCGCAACGCATACTCGCTCAAGGAAGTGGGACTCATCCGGCGGTTCGCCAACCAGCTCGCGACCACGCTTCATATCCATGACCTCCGGCAGCCGTTGCTCGAAGCCATGACCCGGGTGAGCTCGCAACTCGACACGCTCACCGAATCGGCGCGCGCGCTGCGCACGGGCGGCGAGAGCGTGGCGCGGACCATCGCCGACATGGGCCGCGGCGTGGTGGAAGAGAACGAGCAGATCGATCGCAGCCTCGAGGCCACGACGTCGCTGCACGGCGCCACGGCGGAGGTGGCCCGGGACGGCAACGAAGCGGCGTCGGCCAGCCAGCGCGCCACCGAGATCGCCGCCGAGCACCGGTTCACCATCGCCACGGCCATCGAGCGGCTCGTGAACGCGAAGGGATTCGTGGGCGAGAGCGGGGCGCAGGTGGAAGCGCTGGCGCAGGCCACGCACCGCATCACCGAGTTCATCTCGGTCATCCGGTCGCTGGCCGACCAGACCAACCTGCTCGCGCTCAACGCCGCCATCGAAGCGGCGCGGGCGGGCGAGCAGGGACAGGGATTCGCGGTGGTGGCCGACGAAGTGCGCAAGCTCGCGGAGCAGAGCGCCGGCGCCGCCGACGACGCCAGCGACGTGCTGATGGGGTTCGAGGAGCAGATGCGCCGCGTGGCGCTGCAGATGGGGCGCGGCCAGGCGATCGTGAGCGACGTCGAGTCGCTCTCCGAATCGGCGCGCTCGGCGCTCGACCTGATCGTCGAGGCCACCGCGGCGTCCGCCGCCGGCGCCCAGCGCATTGCGCAGACGTCGCGCGCTCAGGAACTCGAGTTCGGGAAGCTGCGCGAGCGCGTGGCCCGCATCGCCGTGATCTCGCAGCGCAACCGCGCCGGCGCCGAATCCGTGACGGCCTCCGCCAAAGACCAGGCGGCGGCGCTCCGCGAGCTCGAGGGCGCGACCCAGGAGTTGCGCGCCGTCGCCGTCTATCTGAGCGAGCTCACCCATCGGATCACCAGCGTAGGCTGA